Proteins found in one Dioscorea cayenensis subsp. rotundata cultivar TDr96_F1 unplaced genomic scaffold, TDr96_F1_v2_PseudoChromosome.rev07_lg8_w22 25.fasta BLBR01001040.1, whole genome shotgun sequence genomic segment:
- the LOC120255514 gene encoding uncharacterized protein LOC120255514, whose product MPKYATFLKDLLKNKRKLEEVDMVALNGNSSKIMDKKISMKLRDPGSFVIPCLLGDDVEENTLTNFRASINLADRSVRRLWGIVEDVLVTVEKLVFIIGFVIFDIDEDVETPLILGRPFLNTSGALINWTNGKMTLKVGDEEVVYQLPDAMKYSDVFMVNPPHNYLEE is encoded by the exons atgccgaAGTATGCCACATTTTTGAAGGATTTGCTAaaaaacaagaggaagttggaagaggtcGACATGGTAGCTCTCAATGGGAATAGTTCCAAAATCATGGATAAAAAGATATCGATGAAGTTGAGAGATCCTGGAAGCTTTGTGATCCCATGTTTATTGGGTGATGATGTGGAGGAAAACACACTCACTAATTTCAGAGCTAGCATAAAC TTGGCCGATAGATCAGTAAGGAGACTGTGGGGAATTGTGGAAGATGTGCTTGTAACTGTGGAAAAACTTGTCTTCATCATAGGCTTTGTAATTTTTGAcatagatgaggatgtagagaccCCACTCATTCTCGGACGACCTTTCCTAAATACATCTGGGGCCCTCATTAATTGGACAAATGGAAAGATGACCTTGAAAGTaggagatgaagaagtggtGTACCAACTTCCCGATGCTATGAAGTACTCA GATGTATTCATGGTGAACCCTCCTCATAATTATCTAGAGGAGTAG